The sequence below is a genomic window from Pseudomonadota bacterium.
TCGGTGCAGGCCGGTGCCGTGCTGGGGGACATCTGCGGCGCTGGACAACACGTGGAATCCGGGCCGCTATCGGAACGCATCGTCGAGCTGCGGCGCAGCTACCGCTACTCCGAACGAAGCGGCATCGCCGAGCTCGCCAGGGCAATCGAGCTTGGACGCGCCGAAGACATGCTGGACGTGCTGCGCTCAGACCAGTGGTGCGACGTCGAGCTGATCCAGGACCAAGGAGCCTTTGGGCCAGCGCTGAGGGCGCGGGTGCTCGAAGGCTATGCCGGCTGTCTGCGGGCGCAGCCGGTCCACGACAAGCTTGCAGCGTTCGAGCGCTATCGCGTGCTCTGTGCGCACCGCCAAGGCCCTTACGGCGCCATCGCCCTGAACAGCGCGATCGAGCGCCTGCTGCAGGAACACCGGCTCGTGAGCAGGAGCGAGGGGCATTACGCGGGTCGGCCGCTGATGGTCAGCACGAACGACTACACCACGGGCCTTTTCAACGGTGACGTGGGTATGGTCGTATCGAGCCCCGGCGGCCTGCTCACGTTCTTCGACGACGGCAGCAGCACGGGCCGACTGCTGTCAACAGCACGCCTGCCGCCGCACGAGCCTGTCTTCGCCATGACAGTGCACAAGAGTCAGGGCTCGGAGTTTGACCGCATTGAGGTGGTGCTGCCACCTGCCCCATCGCCTGTGCTGTCACGCGAGCTGCTTTATACGGCGGTCACGCGAGCACGCAGCCGCGTGAGCCTATACGCGAGCGTGGACTCCCTCGTGGAGGCGGTCCGCCGTCCGGTCGCACGTACATCGGGCTTGGGTGCGGCATTGTGGCGCTAGCTGCATGACGGTGCAAAAAGGTGGCAAAAGCGCCCGCGCACGCCGGCGCACGCCAACTCGCGTCAGGTCGACGAAGTGGTCCGGCGAATTCCTGTGGTCGGCACAGCGCACCGGGGTCGGGTTATTCTGTGGCGGAGCCTAATCCGTGGTCAGCGGCTCGAAAAGCAGCAGGCCGGCGGTCAGGAAGACGAGATCGAACGCGATCAGGATGCGCAGCCAAGCGCCGATCGCCGCGAGCGGCGCGCCACCGAGCAGCTCGCGGGTCGCGACGACAGCGCAAAGCAGCGCGGGCGCCACCAGTGGAAACACGGTGATGCTGAGCGCGAGCTCGCGGGTGCGGGTGCGCAGGCCGAGGGCGGCGAAGAGGTTGCCGGCAGCCACAAAGCCTAAGGTCCCGAGCGCCAGCAACGCCGTGAGCGGGCCCAGGACGGCCAGCAGATCCAGGTGAAACAGGACGGCGATCACCACCACCAAGATCGCCTCGACGAAGGCGAGCAGGGCCAGCGTGCCCAACACCTTGCCCAGGTAGATGCCCGCGCGTGGGATAGGTGCGAGCCACAGCGAAAGCATGGCGGAGTGCTCGCGCTCCCGGCTCCAGGAGCGCTCCATGGCCAGGACGCCGGCGAAGGCGATCACAAGCCACAGCACGCCGGGTGCGAGTTGCGCCGCCGTGCCTTGATGCACGTAAAAGGCAAGCGAGCTCAACACGCCGACGAGCAGCGCGAAAAGGCTCGCGCTGACCAGGATCTCACCGGTCTGCACCTCGATCAGCAGGTCCTTGGCAGCGACCCGCCATGCGGTAGCGACCACGCTCACGCGGCCTCCACTACCTGCCCGCGCGCGAGACGAATACGCCGGTCGGCGAGTCGGTCGATCAAAAGCGGATCGTGACTGACGAGCACTACGATCGCGCCACGCCGGCGCTCGGCCGCAAGGGCCTTGACGAGGCTCTCGGTAGCAGCGGAGTCGAGACCGGTGG
It includes:
- a CDS encoding heme exporter protein CcmB translates to MSVVATAWRVAAKDLLIEVQTGEILVSASLFALLVGVLSSLAFYVHQGTAAQLAPGVLWLVIAFAGVLAMERSWSREREHSAMLSLWLAPIPRAGIYLGKVLGTLALLAFVEAILVVVIAVLFHLDLLAVLGPLTALLALGTLGFVAAGNLFAALGLRTRTRELALSITVFPLVAPALLCAVVATRELLGGAPLAAIGAWLRILIAFDLVFLTAGLLLFEPLTTD